TAGGAATAAAATGTATCGACTAATGTTGCAATGCCTTGTTCACTACCAATCGCTTCAAATGGTGTCATCGGTTGCTTGCTCATCCTTTATAAGCTCCTTTTTCCATCAAGTGTATATTTATTGTAGCAATGGATTGTTACGAAGAGCAACTAAACAGTTTTCCTCCAATCCCTTGCTTATTGTATGTTTCTTGAATAGGTGTATAAATTTAAACGCAAGTGATTACGCATCACTCTTTTTTCCAAACGACAGGGAGTCCTTTGGAATCTAGTTAATAGGATTTCCAGCAGCATAGCATATTCGCTGCTGGAAATTTCAATTTAGCGTGCATCGCTTTGTTTTGCAAGAAAAAAGCGTTGTACTTTATTTTTTGTATGCCGAACAGGGATATTGTATTGATTTAACAAGTGAAGAAAATCAACCTTTCCAGTTAGCTCGTCTTGTACTTCGTATTCAAGTTCATAATCATCGTGATTGTAATAGAAACTATGATCAAATACAAGTATCCCCCCTTTAAAAGTGGTTTCTGCTCTTTCTGTTGTTAAACTTCCCATATACGTTAAAGAAGAAACAGGGATTTGTAAGGCTTGCAGTTGTTTTAATACAGCCCCTGGAATGAGGTGATTTGTTTCGAGCATTGTTTTTGCTTCTTCTTGTGTTAAAGATTGATGAGTTTCAAGCAATCCTGTTTGAGCTGGTTGTTTTAAAGTAAGTGTATAAGTGCCATTTTTATAACGAATACGAAGAGCGGAGCCCGCTTGCTTTAAAGCAAAGTTAGGTGTTTCAAAATAATGATTGACTTGTTTTGTAAATGTTTGAATAGAAAAGGCATCACATAATACCGAAAATTCTTCTTTTGTTACCATATTTTTAAATTCAATTTCAATTTCTTGTGT
The window above is part of the Bacillus cytotoxicus NVH 391-98 genome. Proteins encoded here:
- a CDS encoding CYTH domain-containing protein, producing MTQEIEIEFKNMVTKEEFSVLCDAFSIQTFTKQVNHYFETPNFALKQAGSALRIRYKNGTYTLTLKQPAQTGLLETHQSLTQEEAKTMLETNHLIPGAVLKQLQALQIPVSSLTYMGSLTTERAETTFKGGILVFDHSFYYNHDDYELEYEVQDELTGKVDFLHLLNQYNIPVRHTKNKVQRFFLAKQSDAR